The following coding sequences lie in one Nitrospira lenta genomic window:
- a CDS encoding glycosyltransferase family 2 protein, whose amino-acid sequence MVAVHAVLPAEQSNGWFMGGKSIYRDGSRVMMPLVTVGIPVYKRLNFLPLSLASVEAQDYPHIECLISDNGLNGTQVEDIATRHYAKLFRVRKNCVTVGQSEHYNQIAKDASGKYFLLLNDDDEISPSLVSELVSLLERYPAAAVAIPKEETMDLSGRTMRGSADIVPELMSGEEFVRAWCRGIYRYETFTTILTRREAVVACGGYPSFPTGNGIDDALLAKLCLGNQVALTAKCVFRKRTDEGSLGFSCDYRALTKAARGFLSFLRVDPTIQRYAIAYPTRWQEVNDLLVKMIWKTCFERWNGMYRARLSVIGWVRAAFTMPYIPDYYAAVGGTLVDAFKAAVFDAGKKLFPWAHRFCSRNRNAP is encoded by the coding sequence ATGGTGGCAGTTCATGCGGTTTTGCCGGCTGAGCAGAGTAACGGATGGTTTATGGGTGGGAAGTCGATATATCGTGATGGGAGTCGTGTCATGATGCCGCTGGTGACAGTCGGTATTCCGGTATATAAGCGGCTCAATTTTTTGCCGCTCTCTCTGGCGTCTGTTGAGGCGCAGGACTATCCACACATTGAGTGTCTCATTTCCGACAACGGCCTCAATGGTACGCAGGTTGAGGACATCGCCACACGACATTACGCCAAGCTGTTCCGTGTCAGAAAGAATTGTGTCACGGTGGGGCAGAGCGAACACTACAATCAGATTGCGAAGGATGCCTCGGGGAAGTATTTTCTTCTTCTGAACGACGATGACGAGATCAGTCCTAGCCTGGTGTCCGAATTAGTTAGTCTTCTCGAACGGTATCCTGCCGCGGCTGTGGCCATTCCGAAGGAAGAAACCATGGATTTGTCTGGACGCACAATGCGAGGCTCTGCAGATATCGTTCCGGAGCTGATGTCGGGGGAGGAGTTTGTGCGAGCGTGGTGTCGCGGCATTTATCGGTACGAAACTTTTACCACAATTCTGACGCGGAGAGAGGCCGTCGTGGCTTGCGGGGGCTATCCGTCGTTTCCGACTGGAAACGGAATCGATGACGCTTTGTTGGCCAAGTTGTGCCTTGGGAATCAGGTCGCCCTCACAGCGAAATGTGTTTTCCGGAAGCGTACGGATGAAGGGAGCCTAGGATTTTCCTGCGACTACCGCGCGCTCACGAAGGCGGCGAGAGGGTTTCTTTCATTTCTTCGCGTCGATCCAACGATTCAGCGTTATGCCATCGCGTATCCGACTCGGTGGCAGGAAGTCAACGACCTCCTGGTCAAAATGATCTGGAAAACCTGCTTTGAGCGATGGAATGGAATGTATAGGGCGAGGCTTTCGGTTATCGGATGGGTACGCGCCGCGTTTACGATGCCCTACATTCCAGACTATTACGCAGCCGTGGGCGGGACTTTGGTGGACGCATTCAAAGCCGCCGTGTTTGATGCGGGGAAGAAGTTGTTCCCCTGGGCCCATCGCTTCTGCTCACGGAACCGCAACGCGCCATAA
- a CDS encoding acyl carrier protein, translated as MELHERLEALFREVFDDERLVLTDETTARDISKWDSLAHINLMFSLEQAFGVRFKGNELADMKNIGELKAFLQAQQLR; from the coding sequence ATGGAGCTGCATGAGCGGTTAGAAGCATTGTTTCGAGAAGTCTTTGATGATGAGCGGTTGGTTCTTACCGATGAGACTACCGCTCGTGATATTTCGAAGTGGGACTCCCTGGCGCACATCAATCTGATGTTCAGCCTTGAGCAAGCCTTCGGGGTGCGATTTAAGGGCAATGAGCTCGCAGACATGAAGAATATTGGGGAGCTCAAGGCGTTTCTCCAGGCACAGCAGCTCCGATGA